One region of Chloroflexota bacterium genomic DNA includes:
- a CDS encoding methylated-DNA--[protein]-cysteine S-methyltransferase, which yields MGITFSICWTFWGWIGTAISAHGLVGTTLPSRTPEEALAPLIHRWPGAQEGMDPRLMALHEKLQRYFRGELVDFRNEVLDVRQGTDFQVRVWSVVRSIPCGQVRSYSWVAAQVSSPQAARAVGRVMATNPFPIVVPCHRVIGQNGQLIGFGGGLEMKRRLLELEAAQVQGRPFYV from the coding sequence ATGGGAATCACATTCAGCATATGTTGGACCTTCTGGGGGTGGATAGGCACAGCTATTTCTGCACACGGGCTAGTTGGCACCACCTTACCATCCCGTACGCCTGAGGAAGCACTGGCCCCTTTGATACACCGATGGCCGGGTGCTCAAGAGGGTATGGATCCTCGCCTGATGGCCCTGCACGAAAAATTGCAGCGCTATTTTCGAGGCGAGCTTGTGGACTTTCGAAATGAAGTCCTTGACGTGCGCCAGGGCACGGACTTTCAAGTTCGTGTCTGGAGTGTGGTTCGTTCTATCCCTTGTGGACAGGTTCGTTCCTATAGCTGGGTAGCAGCTCAGGTCAGCTCCCCTCAGGCAGCTCGAGCTGTGGGACGGGTTATGGCCACCAATCCGTTTCCCATTGTTGTGCCATGCCATCGTGTCATAGGGCAAAATGGCCAACTAATCGGTTTTGGTGGCGGGCTTGAGATGAAGCGGCGTCTACTTGAGCTGGAGGCAGCACAAGTCCAGGGCAGACCTTTTTATGTGTAA